The Ignavibacteria bacterium genomic interval GCAAGTCGGAAGATTCGACGGCAGATTCATCTTTGAGGGAGTCATAAAATTCTTCGATTTCGTTGTAACTAACGGATTCGCCTTCTTTTTTTTCTTTGCGATAACGGTTGATATACGAATTTTTCATTATCCGAAACAACCACGCTTTCAAATTAGTTCCCTTCTCGAATTGTTCCCAAAAACGAAATGCTTTCAGATACGTTTCCTGCAATAAATCCTGCGCATCTTCTTCGTTGTTGGTGATTCGCATTGCATAACTAAAAAGTAAATCCATATGTGGAACGGCAATGCGTTCAAATTCTTTTTGCTTTTGTTTTATATCCAAAAATTGATGTGCAGTTTAGTGAACTATGGTTGTATTCAATTAAGCGGTGAAAAAATACTAAAAGAGAGAGGTTTGACCAAGAAAAGATATGTTACCACGCCGTTTTTAGAAATTCAATTCCTTTGCTTTGAAAAAAATCCACATCAATATTTTTCCCCAATACAATTTTTTCTCGGGGAATAACAATTTCGCTTGCATTTATTTCTCGAAGCGCAGCGAACGTAGATAAATCTCCAATGTCAACTATTTTCGGAGGAAATTCGCAATGTGTATCCACTTGATACGAAATGCCAATATCGGCAGTGAACATTTTCTCTTCAGGAAATTGAATAATGGCATTGCGTAAAATGACATCGTACGCTTTTTTACCGTTAAATGGAAGTTGCTCGTACGAAGAAATTTTCGAGGAAGAAAATTCGTTTGTAGCAATTGCATAATAAGCAGAAAGCAAACTCACCGCATACAATTTCCGAATATTTTTTTTCTCGAAATCGTTTTTTCTGTGCCCCGCTTCGAGGAGTATCGTACTCACACC includes:
- a CDS encoding sigma-70 family RNA polymerase sigma factor; translated protein: MDLLFSYAMRITNNEEDAQDLLQETYLKAFRFWEQFEKGTNLKAWLFRIMKNSYINRYRKEKKEGESVSYNEIEEFYDSLKDESAVESSDLQHNLYTNLLDDEVTDALDSLPNDFRTVILLCDIEGLQYEEIAEFLQCPIGTVRSRLHRGRKMLQKKLLTYAKKKGYITDV